From the genome of Paraburkholderia aromaticivorans, one region includes:
- the trxA gene encoding thioredoxin, translating to MDTTLATFEQDVITASTLAPVLVDFWAPWCGPCKTLGPMLEKLEAEAAGKWKLVKVNVDENQELAAHFQVRSIPHVLAFADGQPVDQFVGVLPEGQLREFIERLVPQGADAARLEAQTALAEGRREDAYDALQAALAYDPGFDEARMDRIEMLLEDNRIDEARNEVDLLSPKTTQGIDARFNAIKTRLDAVDAAADLPPTDALEAKVAADPADLEARFDLASALIARRKYAEALEQLLAIVQRDRTFRDDIGRKTMLSVFDLAAHQPELVSQWRRKLSASLF from the coding sequence ATGGACACCACTCTGGCCACTTTCGAACAGGACGTCATCACGGCGTCGACACTGGCCCCCGTGCTGGTCGATTTCTGGGCGCCCTGGTGCGGCCCCTGCAAGACCCTCGGCCCGATGCTCGAAAAGCTCGAAGCCGAAGCCGCCGGCAAATGGAAGCTGGTGAAGGTCAACGTGGACGAGAATCAGGAACTGGCCGCGCACTTCCAGGTGCGCAGCATTCCGCACGTCCTCGCATTTGCCGACGGACAGCCCGTCGACCAGTTTGTCGGCGTGCTGCCCGAAGGTCAGTTGCGCGAGTTTATCGAGCGGCTCGTGCCGCAGGGCGCGGACGCCGCGCGTCTGGAGGCGCAAACCGCGTTGGCCGAAGGCCGCCGCGAAGACGCGTACGACGCGTTGCAAGCCGCCCTTGCCTACGACCCGGGTTTCGACGAAGCGCGCATGGACCGCATTGAAATGCTGCTCGAAGACAACCGTATCGACGAAGCCCGCAACGAAGTCGATCTGCTGTCGCCGAAAACCACGCAAGGCATCGACGCGCGCTTCAACGCGATCAAGACGCGCCTCGACGCCGTGGACGCCGCCGCGGATCTGCCGCCCACGGATGCGCTGGAGGCGAAAGTCGCGGCCGACCCCGCCGATCTGGAAGCGCGTTTCGATCTGGCCAGCGCACTGATCGCTCGCCGTAAATACGCGGAAGCGCTCGAGCAACTGCTTGCGATCGTGCAACGCGACCGCACGTTCCGCGACGATATCGGCCGCAAGACCATGCTGTCGGTGTTCGATCTGGCCGCGCATCAGCCGGAGCTGGTGTCGCAATGGCGGCGCAAGCTGAGCGCCTCGCTGTTCTGA